Proteins encoded in a region of the Marinococcus sp. PL1-022 genome:
- a CDS encoding sugar phosphate isomerase/epimerase: MNIALQLYTLRNELEEDFIGTLQQVRSMGYKAVELAGQNGGFGTEELAGTMKNIGLQIVSSHVPLEELQDDLDGVIEKHLALGCRHIVCPYLDEEKRLSLKAYKQTAKELNRIGKACRKEGITFSYHNHDFELLPLEGQLPFEVMLEEMKPEHVQVELDTYWVQKAGEDPFAWMDRLRDRLSLVHIKDMTEDREEFFAELGEGKMDIEAIMKKAEEAGASWQIVEQDASRRKPLESVRISMDYIQKTFV, translated from the coding sequence ATGAATATTGCGCTGCAGCTTTACACGCTTCGAAATGAGCTTGAAGAGGATTTTATTGGCACACTCCAGCAGGTGAGATCCATGGGATACAAAGCGGTGGAGCTGGCCGGCCAGAACGGCGGCTTTGGTACGGAAGAGCTTGCGGGGACGATGAAGAATATTGGCCTGCAAATAGTATCGAGCCATGTGCCGTTGGAGGAGCTTCAGGATGACCTGGATGGGGTAATAGAAAAGCATCTGGCGCTTGGATGCCGCCACATTGTCTGTCCCTACCTCGATGAAGAAAAACGTTTGAGTCTGAAGGCCTATAAGCAGACGGCGAAGGAACTAAACAGAATCGGAAAAGCGTGCCGGAAGGAAGGCATCACATTTTCGTATCATAACCATGATTTTGAACTGCTCCCGCTCGAAGGACAGCTGCCATTTGAAGTCATGCTTGAGGAAATGAAGCCGGAGCACGTGCAGGTGGAGCTTGATACATACTGGGTACAGAAGGCGGGGGAAGACCCTTTTGCCTGGATGGACCGGCTCAGGGACCGGCTTTCACTTGTGCATATTAAAGATATGACTGAAGACAGAGAGGAATTTTTTGCGGAGCTCGGCGAAGGGAAAATGGATATTGAGGCGATTATGAAAAAAGCAGAGGAGGCCGGGGCTTCCTGGCAGATCGTGGAGCAGGACGCCTCGCGGCGGAAGCCCCTGGAAAGCGTGCGTATAAGCATGGATTATATTCAGAAAACGTTTGTTTAA
- a CDS encoding thioredoxin family protein: MPSAFDISDKTGQGLAVDDFVERMRPTYREKMEPWQAAFSWNHHPEDKLLALQSRDDLHCSILASDWCGDVHRNFPVIVEVMRKAGIPVEVFIQEDHPDFIDQFRTLGGTSVPKVIVSDEHGKVYFSWGPRPAFVQEPMKYFKSLGLTENDESYADERSAAYESIFSRYGDDADYQRLVVYELTNLLEQS; this comes from the coding sequence ATGCCATCCGCTTTTGATATTTCAGATAAAACAGGCCAGGGTCTGGCCGTAGATGATTTTGTTGAACGCATGCGCCCAACGTACCGGGAAAAAATGGAGCCGTGGCAGGCCGCTTTCTCCTGGAATCATCACCCGGAGGACAAGCTGCTCGCCCTGCAGTCCAGGGATGATCTGCACTGCTCTATCCTTGCATCAGACTGGTGCGGGGACGTGCACCGGAACTTCCCGGTTATCGTAGAAGTAATGCGAAAAGCCGGTATCCCGGTGGAAGTGTTTATTCAGGAGGACCATCCGGATTTTATCGATCAATTCCGTACCCTTGGTGGCACCTCGGTGCCAAAAGTGATTGTTTCTGATGAACATGGAAAGGTTTATTTCAGCTGGGGGCCGAGACCCGCTTTTGTGCAGGAGCCAATGAAGTATTTTAAAAGCCTGGGGCTCACAGAAAATGATGAATCGTATGCAGATGAACGCTCGGCAGCATATGAAAGCATTTTTTCGAGATACGGAGACGATGCAGACTATCAGCGGCTGGTTGTTTATGAACTGACCAACCTGCTGGAGCAGAGCTGA
- a CDS encoding OsmC family protein, whose product MAIEHFHLTADWPGGRNAVGSIDAGQLKTDISIPEEMDGPGIGTNPDEMLLGAAATCYIITLGAMLERAELPIASMAHTSEGRVDVTNGVFTYKEIIHRPVITLDAEASNKQMEKAQKLIEKAETACMISRAIQGNVELTLEPTLRRTEKART is encoded by the coding sequence ATGGCAATTGAACACTTTCATTTAACGGCAGACTGGCCCGGCGGCCGTAACGCCGTCGGCTCTATTGATGCCGGACAGCTGAAAACGGATATCTCCATTCCTGAAGAAATGGACGGCCCGGGCATTGGCACAAATCCTGATGAAATGCTCCTGGGCGCCGCAGCCACATGCTATATCATCACGCTCGGTGCCATGCTTGAGCGCGCGGAGCTTCCGATTGCCTCCATGGCGCATACGAGCGAAGGCCGCGTGGATGTCACCAACGGCGTGTTTACGTATAAAGAAATTATCCACCGCCCAGTGATCACCCTTGATGCCGAAGCTTCCAACAAGCAGATGGAAAAAGCACAGAAGCTGATTGAAAAAGCGGAAACGGCATGCATGATTTCCCGGGCCATCCAGGGAAACGTGGAGCTCACGCTGGAACCAACACTCCGCCGCACAGAGAAAGCCCGTACCTGA
- a CDS encoding NAD(P)-dependent oxidoreductase, whose product MQKVLLTGAAGTIGTVLRSYLSKRFDLLLTDAKAPEDLTSEETFMEADITDKSEVRELMQGVDAVIHLGGIPVEVDFESIEQVNIKGTFHVMEAAAEAGVERLIFASSIHAVGFYPADEWVDEASPVRPDTLYGVSKAYGEALGRYYHEKFGLKGIGVRICNFQDRPASGYDLENWFSPRDAERLFEAALTCALPEYLIVYGISNNTRAKFKNTRAKEIGYEPQENAEDYAGEVEAGSHPKKGGDFTAKDFGKENGR is encoded by the coding sequence ATGCAGAAGGTATTACTTACAGGAGCAGCAGGTACAATCGGTACCGTACTCAGAAGCTATCTATCGAAGCGTTTTGACCTATTACTGACAGATGCGAAAGCTCCGGAGGATTTAACAAGCGAAGAAACATTCATGGAGGCGGATATCACCGACAAATCGGAGGTCCGTGAGCTGATGCAAGGGGTGGATGCAGTTATTCATCTGGGAGGTATCCCGGTTGAGGTGGACTTTGAATCAATTGAGCAGGTGAACATAAAAGGAACGTTTCACGTGATGGAGGCAGCAGCCGAGGCAGGCGTGGAACGATTGATTTTTGCCAGCAGTATCCATGCGGTCGGCTTTTATCCGGCGGACGAATGGGTGGACGAAGCCTCACCAGTGCGACCCGACACGCTGTATGGCGTCAGTAAGGCATACGGGGAGGCACTCGGACGTTATTATCACGAGAAATTTGGGTTGAAGGGCATTGGGGTGCGTATCTGTAATTTTCAGGACCGGCCGGCATCCGGATACGATTTGGAAAACTGGTTCAGCCCCCGCGATGCTGAGCGCTTATTTGAAGCGGCACTCACATGCGCATTGCCGGAGTATCTGATTGTTTACGGCATTTCAAACAACACCCGGGCGAAATTTAAAAATACCCGGGCAAAAGAAATAGGCTACGAGCCACAGGAGAATGCCGAAGACTACGCCGGTGAAGTGGAGGCAGGGAGCCATCCGAAAAAGGGAGGAGACTTTACGGCGAAGGACTTCGGAAAAGAGAATGGACGGTGA
- a CDS encoding GNAT family N-acetyltransferase, translating to MQEAELKILGVEDAEAYAELRMQALEENPEAFASTLEEERQHPDLVRKYKERLKGSQSFTWGIKAGNELAGVITLLPMQMKKLQHKATILAMYVKPAFRGCGFGGRLVEAALKQADKDGVEQVQLTVVSGNEHALRLYEACGFSVFSTEKEAMKTADGYEDEHWMVCFLK from the coding sequence ATGCAGGAAGCAGAGCTGAAGATTTTAGGGGTCGAAGACGCTGAAGCCTACGCAGAGCTTAGAATGCAGGCCCTGGAGGAGAATCCGGAGGCCTTTGCTTCCACCCTCGAGGAGGAAAGACAGCATCCGGATCTGGTCCGGAAATATAAAGAAAGGCTAAAGGGAAGTCAGTCTTTTACATGGGGCATCAAAGCCGGAAACGAGCTTGCGGGTGTCATCACCCTGCTCCCGATGCAGATGAAGAAGCTTCAGCACAAAGCGACGATTCTGGCTATGTATGTAAAGCCTGCATTCAGGGGGTGCGGGTTTGGAGGCAGACTCGTAGAAGCTGCATTGAAGCAGGCAGATAAAGACGGGGTCGAACAGGTGCAGTTAACCGTCGTGAGTGGAAATGAGCATGCGCTTCGCCTGTACGAAGCCTGCGGCTTCTCTGTTTTTTCGACAGAAAAAGAAGCGATGAAAACAGCAGACGGCTACGAGGATGAGCACTGGATGGTCTGTTTTTTAAAATAG
- a CDS encoding NAD(P)-dependent alcohol dehydrogenase, with protein MKIQAAVVSEEAGAIQHKEAELDEPKTGEVRVKIAAAGICHTDLGVQQQEIPTPLPIALGHEGAGVVEKVGDGVQDVAPGDHVVITFSHCGTCRNCREGHPGACENFNALNFGGTMNDGTRRLHSGDSEVSSLFGQGSLATYAVTPVNNVVKVSRDVDIRLLGPLACGVQTGAGTVLSRLNVGVGDTIVIFGCGGVGMSAVMAAHLAGALQVIAVDVNEERLEMAKELGATHTINGKNEDVVEKVKEWTNGGADYALESTGVAALAKQAMDVLRYKGESAVVGAGADTEFHVHQNFIVPNATMSGVVEGDVVPKLFIPMLVEYYKQGKFPFDKLITMYPFEELEQALEDMKAGKTIKPVITFE; from the coding sequence ATGAAAATTCAGGCAGCTGTCGTCAGTGAAGAAGCTGGCGCCATTCAGCATAAAGAAGCAGAACTCGATGAACCGAAAACAGGAGAAGTGAGAGTGAAAATTGCTGCAGCCGGTATTTGTCATACCGATCTCGGCGTGCAGCAGCAGGAGATTCCGACACCGCTTCCGATTGCTTTAGGGCATGAAGGAGCGGGCGTGGTGGAAAAGGTCGGTGACGGAGTCCAGGACGTAGCACCCGGCGACCACGTGGTTATCACATTTTCACACTGCGGCACGTGCCGTAACTGCCGGGAAGGACATCCCGGGGCATGTGAAAATTTTAATGCCTTAAACTTCGGCGGCACCATGAACGACGGCACCCGCCGTCTTCACAGTGGAGACAGTGAAGTGTCTTCTTTGTTCGGGCAGGGATCGCTTGCCACCTACGCTGTGACACCCGTCAATAATGTGGTAAAAGTCAGCCGTGACGTAGATATCCGTCTGCTTGGACCCTTAGCCTGCGGTGTCCAGACTGGTGCAGGCACGGTGCTCAGCCGCCTGAACGTAGGCGTTGGCGATACGATAGTCATTTTTGGCTGCGGAGGAGTCGGTATGAGTGCCGTTATGGCCGCACATCTCGCCGGTGCTCTGCAGGTCATTGCCGTAGACGTCAATGAAGAACGTCTGGAGATGGCGAAAGAGCTCGGAGCAACGCACACCATCAATGGGAAAAACGAAGACGTCGTTGAAAAAGTGAAGGAGTGGACCAATGGCGGGGCAGATTATGCGCTTGAATCCACCGGAGTGGCTGCCCTGGCAAAACAGGCGATGGATGTGCTCCGCTATAAAGGGGAGTCGGCCGTCGTCGGAGCTGGCGCAGACACTGAATTTCATGTGCACCAGAACTTCATCGTGCCAAACGCCACCATGTCAGGTGTCGTAGAGGGAGATGTCGTGCCGAAGCTGTTCATTCCGATGCTTGTCGAATATTATAAACAGGGTAAATTTCCTTTCGATAAATTGATCACCATGTACCCATTTGAAGAGCTCGAGCAGGCCCTTGAAGATATGAAAGCAGGTAAAACGATCAAGCCAGTAATCACATTTGAATAG
- a CDS encoding 5' nucleotidase, NT5C type gives MERIAIDMDEVTVNTLPTLLHRFNKDYGHSVTVEDLKGMKLEALHPELHDEIKAYFYEPSFFRHLQVMDGAPDVIEQLARQYEVFITTAAMEFPPSFAAKYEWLKHNLSFLGDMNFVFCGDKSIIHADYLIDDNARHFERFAGKGILYTAPHNVYDTAYTRVDHWEDIRRYFLT, from the coding sequence ATGGAACGGATAGCGATTGATATGGATGAAGTAACGGTAAATACGCTGCCAACGCTGCTACATAGGTTTAATAAGGATTACGGGCACAGTGTTACTGTTGAAGACCTCAAAGGCATGAAGCTTGAAGCGCTGCATCCGGAGCTTCATGATGAGATAAAAGCTTATTTCTACGAGCCGTCTTTTTTTCGTCATCTGCAGGTCATGGACGGGGCCCCGGACGTAATCGAACAGCTTGCCAGACAATATGAAGTGTTTATTACGACAGCAGCGATGGAATTTCCACCATCATTTGCGGCAAAATATGAGTGGCTGAAACATAATCTTTCTTTTTTGGGAGACATGAATTTTGTATTCTGCGGCGACAAAAGCATCATTCATGCAGATTATTTAATAGATGATAATGCCAGACACTTCGAACGTTTTGCCGGCAAAGGGATTTTGTACACTGCTCCGCATAATGTTTATGACACGGCTTATACAAGAGTAGATCACTGGGAAGACATTCGGCGCTATTTTTTAACATAA
- a CDS encoding MFS transporter — protein MQNKQTGERLRQRGQHLSTAQLVLLFAGIIMLAVNLRPALTGVGPLIPLIREDISLTRGTAGLITTLSLLTFAAVSPMAPKIGSKIGHQRALMVGVLVLIAGIVMRYVPEAVFLFAGSLLVGAGIAMLNVLLPGVIKESFPHNVGVMTSIYTTTMVLMAAVGSGVSVPLASSAGLGWQWSLLFWVVPAAAAVLCWGMVLKNRQLQMPGRVRVVERSNSEGSIWKSPLAWQVTLFMGLQSIGFYVTITWLPDILNNLGNMPLAAAGWLVALMQIASLPATFLTPILAGRFRNQQGIIAVIGVIAVLGLVLLMTNTSPFMLTIAVLFIGLAQGGSISLALALLSIRASTPQRAADLSGMAQSVGYFMAALGPILVGASFDAWETWMPALLILMVVSVLQIGAGMGAGRNKEV, from the coding sequence ATGCAGAATAAACAAACAGGAGAAAGACTGCGGCAGCGGGGACAGCATTTATCAACAGCACAGCTTGTCCTGCTGTTTGCCGGAATCATTATGCTCGCGGTCAATCTCCGGCCGGCGTTAACAGGCGTCGGACCGTTAATCCCGTTAATCCGGGAGGATATTTCCCTGACAAGAGGAACAGCTGGTTTGATTACGACCCTGTCGCTTCTGACATTTGCGGCAGTCTCGCCGATGGCCCCAAAAATCGGATCAAAAATTGGGCACCAGCGGGCTTTGATGGTTGGTGTTCTCGTACTTATTGCGGGTATTGTCATGCGCTACGTGCCCGAAGCTGTTTTTTTATTTGCCGGGAGTCTGCTTGTAGGAGCGGGCATTGCAATGCTCAATGTGCTCCTTCCCGGTGTCATTAAGGAGTCATTTCCACATAATGTCGGTGTAATGACCAGTATTTATACGACTACGATGGTGTTAATGGCCGCCGTCGGATCAGGAGTGTCGGTGCCGCTTGCGTCCAGCGCCGGGCTGGGGTGGCAGTGGTCGCTTCTGTTCTGGGTCGTCCCTGCGGCAGCAGCGGTGCTGTGCTGGGGAATGGTGCTGAAGAACAGGCAGCTTCAGATGCCGGGCCGAGTGAGAGTCGTAGAGCGAAGCAATTCTGAAGGATCAATTTGGAAGTCTCCGCTTGCCTGGCAGGTGACATTGTTTATGGGCCTGCAGTCCATCGGCTTTTATGTGACCATCACCTGGCTTCCGGATATTTTAAATAATCTTGGAAACATGCCTCTTGCAGCTGCGGGCTGGCTTGTGGCCCTCATGCAGATCGCAAGTCTTCCAGCTACATTTTTAACGCCGATTCTTGCCGGAAGATTCCGTAATCAGCAGGGCATTATTGCCGTGATCGGTGTGATTGCGGTGCTCGGCCTGGTGCTGCTTATGACAAACACATCACCGTTCATGCTCACGATCGCGGTGCTGTTTATCGGCCTCGCGCAGGGCGGAAGCATCAGCCTGGCGCTTGCTTTGTTGAGCATCCGCGCTTCGACGCCGCAGCGGGCTGCAGATTTATCCGGAATGGCCCAGTCGGTAGGTTATTTTATGGCTGCGCTCGGGCCGATCCTCGTAGGAGCTTCCTTTGATGCCTGGGAAACCTGGATGCCCGCCCTGCTTATTTTAATGGTTGTTTCGGTTCTGCAGATAGGCGCCGGCATGGGCGCCGGCCGCAACAAAGAAGTATAA
- a CDS encoding DUF4396 domain-containing protein yields the protein MDTISIIAVVSLAAAFISTVIVIADLRKNPQPMMVMNIVWPLTVLYSGPLGLFFYYYIGRKGHGDKPMWQSTVASTSHCGAGCALGDIVGIPIVVALGWTIAGTRLFADYIVEFILAYTFGIFFQLASILPMHDNMSKSHGIKQAAKADTLSLVAYQIGMFGFMALVHFVFFATPPSPAGPTFWFMMQIAMVIGFLTSYPVNWWLVDKGIKHAM from the coding sequence ATGGACACGATTTCCATTATTGCGGTCGTTTCACTGGCGGCTGCCTTCATTTCTACTGTGATTGTCATTGCAGATCTCCGGAAAAACCCGCAGCCGATGATGGTGATGAATATTGTCTGGCCGCTCACCGTCCTGTATTCCGGGCCGCTCGGCCTGTTCTTCTATTACTATATCGGCCGGAAGGGCCACGGCGACAAGCCGATGTGGCAGTCCACGGTAGCCTCCACCAGCCACTGCGGTGCCGGTTGTGCACTCGGGGACATCGTCGGCATTCCGATTGTCGTCGCCCTGGGCTGGACCATCGCAGGCACCCGGCTCTTTGCCGACTATATCGTGGAATTTATCCTCGCCTATACGTTCGGGATTTTCTTTCAGCTGGCGTCTATTCTGCCGATGCATGACAACATGAGCAAAAGCCATGGCATCAAACAGGCTGCCAAGGCGGACACGCTGTCGCTTGTCGCGTACCAGATCGGCATGTTTGGTTTTATGGCGCTCGTTCATTTTGTGTTCTTTGCCACCCCGCCGAGCCCGGCCGGCCCGACCTTCTGGTTTATGATGCAGATCGCGATGGTGATCGGATTTTTAACCAGCTATCCGGTGAACTGGTGGCTCGTCGACAAAGGCATCAAGCACGCGATGTAA
- a CDS encoding DMT family transporter yields MPARLAYLLVLAGAALWGTTGLFVQNLYTYGFTPWEVVGIRLIFSAVIITLFLSVVERSLLRIRWQDLPLFVGTGIISIAFFNFFFFSVMEVSGISLAVVMLYTGPLFVAVIAKFVFKEALTAGKIASLVIMITGCMYAVGLIPLGSDSIAAAAVLFGIASGFFYALYSIFGKFLSARYHPLTITTYSMILGGLFLLPASRLWEKAEVFTEPGVWWNGIGLAVAATTVAYVAYTAGLTHVESSRASILSIIEPVVAIIIGVAVFGDSFTLWQTIGIVLVFVAIIATVYGDTLLGKMLGKASLNRES; encoded by the coding sequence ATGCCGGCACGGTTAGCTTATCTGCTCGTCCTGGCTGGGGCGGCATTGTGGGGAACAACGGGGCTGTTTGTGCAAAACCTGTATACATATGGATTCACGCCGTGGGAGGTCGTAGGCATCCGCCTGATTTTTTCAGCGGTTATTATTACCCTGTTTTTAAGTGTTGTGGAGAGAAGCCTGCTGCGCATCCGCTGGCAGGATCTGCCGCTGTTTGTCGGCACGGGGATTATCAGCATTGCTTTTTTTAACTTTTTCTTTTTCTCCGTGATGGAGGTGTCCGGCATCTCTCTTGCAGTGGTGATGCTGTACACGGGACCATTGTTCGTGGCCGTTATTGCCAAGTTCGTTTTTAAGGAAGCGCTGACAGCCGGAAAAATAGCGTCGCTTGTGATAATGATTACCGGGTGCATGTACGCCGTGGGGCTGATCCCACTTGGCTCGGACAGCATCGCCGCAGCTGCTGTTCTGTTCGGAATTGCTTCTGGCTTCTTTTACGCCCTTTACAGCATTTTTGGGAAATTTTTAAGCGCCCGGTATCATCCGCTTACAATCACGACCTATTCCATGATCCTTGGCGGCCTGTTTTTACTTCCTGCAAGCCGTTTGTGGGAAAAGGCGGAAGTTTTTACGGAGCCCGGGGTATGGTGGAACGGCATCGGGCTTGCGGTGGCGGCAACAACGGTCGCTTATGTGGCATACACAGCCGGTCTTACTCACGTGGAATCTTCACGGGCCTCCATTCTTTCCATTATTGAGCCGGTAGTAGCGATTATAATTGGCGTAGCTGTTTTTGGGGATTCCTTTACGCTCTGGCAGACCATTGGCATTGTGCTCGTTTTTGTGGCGATTATTGCTACGGTTTATGGTGATACGCTGCTTGGAAAAATGCTGGGGAAAGCTTCTTTAAACCGGGAGTCTTAA
- a CDS encoding MOSC domain-containing protein, translated as MNIRVMEWFTGKPENISAEEEKPVFSAINKIKRSEESLYLSETGLEGDEQADKKSHGGPEKAVCVYPWEHYAYWSRTLEDALPHGGFGENITVQNGVEEDVMIGDVFRWGEAVVEISQPREPCYKIAKRHGIKKLPLYVRETSYSGYYLRVRQAGTVEKHQPLRLETRTTSLSVAGVNRITYHSEDPAEVEEALECASLSEEWKKSLHKKLNKLKNKH; from the coding sequence ATGAACATACGCGTAATGGAATGGTTTACGGGAAAACCGGAAAACATCTCAGCCGAAGAAGAAAAGCCGGTATTCTCGGCTATTAATAAAATAAAGCGTTCCGAAGAGTCCCTGTATTTATCGGAGACTGGTCTGGAGGGAGACGAACAGGCAGATAAAAAGAGCCATGGCGGCCCGGAGAAAGCAGTTTGTGTATATCCATGGGAGCATTACGCCTACTGGAGCAGAACGCTCGAGGATGCACTGCCGCACGGAGGATTTGGGGAAAATATTACGGTACAGAACGGAGTAGAGGAGGATGTGATGATCGGCGATGTTTTCCGTTGGGGAGAAGCAGTCGTGGAAATCAGCCAGCCCCGGGAGCCCTGCTATAAAATTGCGAAGCGCCACGGCATTAAAAAACTGCCCCTTTACGTTCGGGAAACAAGCTATTCCGGCTATTATCTGCGGGTGCGCCAGGCGGGCACCGTAGAAAAACATCAGCCGCTGCGTCTGGAAACGAGAACGACCTCGTTAAGCGTCGCTGGCGTGAACCGGATCACCTATCATTCAGAAGATCCTGCAGAGGTTGAAGAAGCACTGGAATGTGCTTCTCTTTCAGAGGAATGGAAAAAGTCCCTGCACAAAAAGCTGAATAAGCTAAAAAATAAGCACTGA
- the fdhD gene encoding formate dehydrogenase accessory sulfurtransferase FdhD has protein sequence MPDRSTAIQPIVSYSPEEGLYAAEDQVALEKPMTIVVNDEEFATLVCTPTHVEELIVGFLASEGVVLFYREIESISVDDDLGFAYVSINSNRVKEASFYSKRVIGSCCGKSRQFYFQSDVQTAKTAVTKRTLTPEQCLGFMKEMQDNSVVFKNTGGVHNAAICDTDGIIVDRSDIGRHNALDKLYGHCLMNGIQVRDKILVFSGRLSSEVLTKAAKMGMGIILSKSAPTNLAIRLADDLNITAVGFIRGSTFNVYAHAERISADVPSATK, from the coding sequence ATGCCAGACCGCTCCACCGCCATCCAGCCTATCGTCTCCTACTCGCCGGAAGAGGGGCTTTACGCAGCAGAAGACCAGGTCGCTCTGGAAAAGCCGATGACAATTGTCGTAAATGACGAAGAGTTCGCAACGCTTGTATGCACTCCCACCCACGTGGAGGAGCTCATCGTCGGATTTCTCGCATCCGAAGGAGTCGTCTTATTCTACCGGGAGATTGAATCGATTTCTGTCGACGATGACCTGGGCTTTGCCTACGTCTCCATCAACTCCAACCGGGTTAAGGAAGCCTCCTTTTACTCCAAGCGCGTGATTGGTTCCTGCTGCGGAAAAAGCCGCCAGTTTTATTTTCAAAGCGATGTCCAGACCGCAAAAACAGCTGTGACCAAACGTACACTGACACCGGAGCAGTGTCTCGGATTTATGAAGGAAATGCAGGACAACAGCGTCGTGTTTAAAAATACCGGCGGCGTCCATAACGCTGCCATCTGCGATACAGACGGTATCATTGTCGACCGTTCCGACATCGGCCGGCATAATGCCCTCGATAAGCTGTACGGGCACTGCTTGATGAACGGCATTCAGGTACGCGATAAGATACTTGTTTTCAGCGGGCGTTTAAGCTCCGAGGTGCTGACAAAGGCGGCCAAAATGGGCATGGGTATTATTTTATCCAAATCTGCCCCGACGAACCTTGCGATCCGTCTTGCAGATGATTTGAACATTACAGCCGTCGGATTTATCCGGGGCTCTACCTTTAATGTTTATGCGCATGCCGAACGAATCAGCGCCGACGTCCCTTCTGCGACAAAATAA
- a CDS encoding alanine/glycine:cation symporter family protein yields MGNWLTADTWFYNLVGSLSDVIWSYLLIALLLILGVYFTIRTGFVQFRMLKEMFVLLFKEGTDRSGFKDRKGTSAFQAFAISTAARVGTGNLAGVALAISAGGPGAIFWMWVIAIIGAATGFVESTLAQMYKVKDKDGFRGGPAYYMEQALNARWLGIIFAVLITLCFGFIFNGVQTNTIAQAFNGAYNIPPVYVGLAIMLLIGVIIYGGIRRIAVVAEIIVPIFASLYVIVAIIIMILNIADVPQVFGLIFGQAFGIREVAGGTVGGALMLGIQRGLFSNEAGMGSAPNAAATAYVSHPVKQGLVQSLGVLTDTLIICSATAFIILLSGTYADAGANIEGIQLTQQALAFHLGGWAQTFVSLAIFFFAFSSLLGNYYYGEVNVEFISPKRRYVQIFRVCFLLFVLLGAASGLELVWAMADLFMGLMAVVNLIAIALLGHIVAAALKNYTDQRKQGIDPVFYNDSIPWLKNLKAWGKKR; encoded by the coding sequence ATGGGAAATTGGTTAACAGCTGATACTTGGTTTTATAACCTTGTAGGATCTCTCAGTGACGTGATCTGGAGCTACTTGTTAATCGCACTTTTACTTATCTTAGGCGTTTATTTCACCATCCGTACCGGCTTCGTGCAGTTCCGGATGCTCAAAGAGATGTTTGTTCTGTTATTCAAGGAAGGGACCGACCGTTCCGGGTTTAAAGACAGAAAAGGCACGAGCGCCTTCCAGGCATTTGCGATCAGTACCGCTGCCCGTGTCGGCACCGGGAACCTTGCCGGGGTGGCCCTTGCCATCAGCGCCGGCGGACCTGGCGCCATTTTCTGGATGTGGGTCATCGCTATTATCGGTGCCGCTACCGGGTTTGTGGAAAGTACCCTTGCACAAATGTATAAAGTAAAGGATAAGGACGGCTTCCGCGGGGGACCAGCCTATTACATGGAGCAGGCGCTGAACGCCCGCTGGCTCGGAATTATCTTTGCTGTCTTGATTACGCTTTGTTTCGGCTTTATTTTCAACGGCGTGCAGACCAACACGATCGCCCAGGCGTTCAACGGGGCTTATAACATCCCACCAGTTTACGTTGGGCTTGCTATTATGCTTTTGATTGGCGTCATTATTTACGGCGGTATCCGGCGCATCGCTGTAGTAGCTGAAATTATTGTTCCAATCTTCGCTTCGCTTTACGTTATTGTAGCTATCATTATTATGATTCTTAACATTGCCGATGTGCCTCAGGTATTCGGTCTGATTTTCGGCCAGGCCTTCGGGATTCGCGAGGTTGCCGGCGGGACAGTCGGGGGCGCTCTTATGCTCGGCATCCAGCGTGGTCTCTTTTCCAATGAGGCCGGTATGGGTAGTGCGCCGAACGCAGCAGCCACGGCCTATGTCAGTCACCCGGTCAAGCAGGGACTCGTTCAGTCTCTTGGTGTTCTGACGGACACGCTCATTATATGCAGCGCGACAGCGTTCATCATTCTGCTTTCCGGCACGTACGCAGATGCCGGGGCAAATATTGAAGGCATTCAGCTGACCCAGCAGGCACTCGCCTTCCACCTGGGAGGCTGGGCACAGACATTCGTTTCTCTTGCGATTTTCTTCTTTGCCTTCAGCTCCCTGCTCGGGAACTATTACTACGGGGAAGTGAACGTGGAATTTATTTCTCCAAAACGCAGATACGTTCAAATCTTCCGTGTCTGCTTCCTTCTGTTCGTTCTTTTAGGCGCAGCAAGCGGCCTCGAGCTTGTATGGGCGATGGCAGATCTGTTTATGGGCTTAATGGCAGTCGTTAACCTTATAGCCATTGCACTGCTCGGCCATATCGTTGCTGCTGCACTCAAAAACTACACAGACCAGCGCAAACAGGGAATCGATCCGGTCTTTTACAATGACAGCATCCCATGGCTGAAAAATTTAAAAGCCTGGGGCAAAAAACGATAA